The Ficedula albicollis isolate OC2 chromosome 1, FicAlb1.5, whole genome shotgun sequence nucleotide sequence GCAACTAATACacactggctgctgcaggtctggaggctttctgcctctgcaggagccacactgctgccaggctgctgccaaaCTCTTGCTTTCCCagagggctgagagcagctctgtgctttccagACCATGATACAATAAAGTCAGCATTGTGTCTCCAAGCCTGGGATCCCACACATGGCAGCCACATGACACAAAGCTTTAACCCACAAGAAACTcactcctccagctccagcactgttTGGCAGGTTTCTGGAGGTTAAAACTTGGCATCTTGCTGTGTGTCCTCATTTACGCTTTAGGTGCTATTTGCCTGCCTTTGTCTCTTTAGATGCTATTTTGCCTTGCTGCCCAGCCTCTTGTGGCCAGTGTTTTTTGGAAGGGAGAAGGATATATTTGATAGATGGGTTGTTTGAAACTTACCTTGGTGGTGTGACTCATTGCAGGAAGGATCCTATGTCCCTCAGCCCTGGCATTTCCACTCGCAGTGATTGACTGGCTCTTCCCACGTATTTTGAAGTGCATTAGTGCTAATTAATTATCTGTAAACCTTATCACCAGCTCACCTACTAGGAAACAATACCCACTTGAAGACAGTAATCCCCAGAACTGATGTTATGTCAGGGATTGGCTGCCTCCCAAGAATTATCTCCCAATCTGTGGAAAAAATGTGCTGAGGTCAGTGGGTGCAGCAGCGGAGGCGGCTCCATTAGGGGTGGCTGAGGCAGTGAGTGGGCCTCTTTCTTTTGTAAGAGCTGAATGGTGGAGGTTATGGCTCATACCCTACCCCACAGCAAGGTCAGGGCAGGCCCAGGACCTGTGTTTGAGAGGACATCAGTGGGTTCTGGACACAAACCTGATGGATTGTGCACCCTGTGTGGGTGTCAGTCAGCTGTGGCTGACTGACTGATGtccctgccagcaccctgcTGCAATGGGGACAGGGTAGCCAGGGCATGAACGACTTCTGGCAGAAGCAGACAAATAGAATGGGAACTTCACTGATGGCTTTGGTCCCCTAAACAGCAATTGGGGTAATTGCACCCCACAGCCTGGCATTGGGAAAAATTCAGAGTGAGCAGCAGGGGTTGAAGATGAAGTTGGGGCAGTGAGGGGGCTGATGAAGAGGAAATGCTTAGAGGGAAAACAAGGCAGTAGAATTTCAAAGGCAGGAGCCTTCCTCAGCATTTGCATATTCTCACTGACTTGATGTGGGAACAGGCATTTGTTGTGCAGTGGCCTCTGTGGGGAAGTAGAGTCGATGCTGTGGGTGTGTAAATGTCTTCCTATGGAGGAAGTCAATGCACAGGTGTTAATAGGGCAGAGCCTCGTTTTTCCACAAAAAGATTTCTGAATCAttggtgctgctgccttctgatCCCTCCCTGTGGTGTGGGAGACCCTTAGGATCACAGATTCCCCAGACAGCAGCTTGGTTCCAGCCCAGGGCCATAGCCCCAGCACTCCTGTGCCTGGAGGCAGGTGCCTTATCAGCAGCTGTGGTTTAGGAAAGTTTTGGTAAGGAGAAGCTTTGGCACCTCAAGCTCAGTTCCAGCCATGAGGCCATGGAAATATCGTAAGAACCTCCCAAATTACTTTATAATCTGGAATTTGGAGTGCTTTGCTATTTACAATCTCCGCTTTTAAACAATGTAGGCATGAAAAAATCCACATGAGAGCTTTAAATTACATCCATTATTAACTTCCCCTCAGACCATGTCTTCCTCCATCAAAATTGAGTCTGTTGTGAAGGAGAAGAACCGGATGGGAGAGTGCCCAGTgtgggaagaaagggagaacGCACTTGTCTATGTCGACATCAACTCACAGAAAGTTTGCCGCTGGAGCCCAGTCACCAACGAGGTGCAGAGCGTGTCTGTGGGTAAGAGTCTGTACTCACTGCTTCATCCTGGGAGTCTTCTCTGTCTGCCCCATCCACCCCTCCTGGTAGGAGTCCTGCAGGCTGGTGGTCTCTCTCACTTTCCATGGGATCACACACCCTGTCTGTCCCCCAAcgtgctgctgagcacagggtggCCTAAGCCAGCCAAGCAGATGCACATGTTGCCCCTGGTAAGCCTAAGTGGGAATTTGGGACCTGCAGAGGAAGAGGTACAGTCCTAATGGCTGTGCCATCCTAGAAGCtggaaaaatccatggaataCAGAGCCAGTGAGATGTGCTAACAATCCAGGGGAGAAGGATCTTAGCAtcagctcagcctttcctggcCAGGCATGTCCCAGCCAAGCCCCCTCGGTGAGGGCTGAGAGATGGCCCCAGAGCATCCTTCATCCCTGCTGTCTCTCCCACAGATGCCCGTGTTGGCTCGGTGGCCCTGCGGCAGTGCGGGGGCTACGTCATCGCCCTGGGGACCACGTTTGCCTTCCTGGACTGGGACACACAGGCAGTCACCACCATCCTCGAGCTGGAGCAGGATAAACCCAACAACAGGTTCAATGATGGGAAAGTGGATCCAAAGGGGAGGTTTTTTGCTGGTAAGTTCCTGGCAGAAATTTACCCCGGGGCAAAGGGAAACTAATTACAGTTATGCCTCATATAAGGCATTTTATTCCCTGTCTTTTCTGCTTGGTTACTGCCcagtggaggaggagaggggactCCACATCTTCTGACCTAGATGAGGACAGATGGTGTTGACAAGGGCCATCTGACAGGAAGGCTCTCCTACTTGGTGGATGGTGTCTTTCAAACAACTGCCTTCATGGAAAAGCCAGTGAAGGGCTCACGTAGGTGGGATTTTTTCTGGAGATGTAGAAAAGGATGCAGCTTCTAGAGCAGAACATGAGCTGCAGTTTGCACCCTTTATTTGCAGCTTCTCTTGCTTAGCCTGTGAAAAACAAGGATGTGGGGGAAAATCCTCAGCCTCCTGAAGGCAAGAAGGAGGTTTAGGTTGAGTGTTATGTAAAAGGTCCTCACCCacagggtggtcaggcactgggacaggctccccagggaagaggTCATGGCACCAAGCCTGATAAAGTTCAAGAATTGTTTGAACAATGCtgtcaggcacatggtgtgCACCTGTTTTTTAAGGTCACAGCCCATTTAAATAATGAACGTAGCCTACAaagagcaacaacaaaaacagcatATGGTGCCTGTCTGTATCTCAACTTTCACTGTGAGTGTGTCTTGGTGGTCCTTTGGGTCTTTGATGTCTCTGACTTAAACCTCATTGCGATGCAGAAACATCCTTTCATTGGCCAGGATCTGCTCCTTTTGCTCTTTCTCATCAATCTGCCAGGATTTATTAGTCCCTTTCACCATAGGATTGtagaattgtagaatcatagaatggtttgtgttggaagggacccttaagaccatctagttccagcctccctgccatgggcagagacaccttccactagaccgggttgctcaaagctccatccaacatggccttgaacacttccaagcatggggcatccacaactccTCTTGgcaacctgttcctgtgcctcaccaccctcacagcaaagaatttcttcctaaaaatctttcctttttaggaaagaaagaaaaaaaaaaaatcacaatccTGTGATTTTTCCCTAGGACCTCTTGGTAACACTTAGAGGAGGTTTTTGATCAAACATGAGGAGCAAGCTTCTACTTTCTAACCAGAGCTCCCCCTTCCATTTCAGGTACGATGGCTGAAGAGACAGCACCAGGGGTCCGAGCGAGGCGGCAGGGAGCTCTCTACACCCTCTTCCCTGACCACTCAGTAATAAAACAGTTAGACCAGCTGGACATCTCCAATGGTCTGGATTGGTCTCTGGACCACAGGACCTTCTTTCACATCGACAGCCTGTCATACGCTGTCCATGCCTTCAGCTATGATGTGCACACTGGAAAGATTGGTACACACATGCTTTTGAATTTGGTGACAAGTAGTGTTACTGCTCTGTCTGCAGTAGCACTGTGAGATGCAGTGATTTATTTGACAGATCTCATCTCTTCTGGTTACAGCTTGTCAGCTGGCTGACTGTGATATTTCTCAAATTCAGTTACTCACCAGGTGTATTTGGTGAACAAACTTTTGACAGTCTTTCACCTTACTTTCATCTGGAGAGATGGCTCATACTTAGACCCGTCCAAGGAGTTGCAGGGAAGAAGTCATTTACACTGCAGAATGAGAAAGTGCTTTTAGGATGGTATTTATTCTTGAGTGCCATCTACTGGAATTGCTTTGATTGTACTAGCTCCATAAATACAAGTGGAGAATGTGCATGTATGTATTTCACAGAAAGGTATTCGAAGGATCAAGCTGTCATTGTGACAGAGGTTTCCCAAccaaatttctgaaattatgttttcaaatttaacttaaattaatttaataaatatttttattatatctgcaaggaagaaaatttaagTGTGAGCAACTAACCTAATTTCAAAactctttcaaatattttcatgctgtaTCAGCCTGATATACTCCACAGGAATTTAAATGGCTGAACTGCCTTTGTACTTTAAAGAGTGCAGACTTGGGGTAATCacacaaaataattacattcaCTTAGGTTTCATTTTGTTGAGAACATCCCTTTCTACAGATTTTAGGATATAAGATTTCAAATGAAGATATAATGCAACTTTTCTCCCTGCACATATAAAAAAGTaatatatttcagtttcctAGGCTTGGCTTTATGCTCTCAGCTCTCTGTTCTTGGGGAGTGTAATGACCAGAAGGTGCTGAGTGGGTCAGAGCAGGTGGTCCATGGCCCATGGGCCCTGCTCTGTGGACCAGATGTGCTCATCAACACATCTGCACTGCCTCCTAGACCATGAGCAGTTGGGTTCAGGCTTAATCAAAACTGGTTGCTTGGTTGGCCATTAAACAGTAGAGGTTTTGATCTTTAGCTAGGAGAGATTGCTTATTACCAATGTTTAAACCCAGGTAATTATTTATGTGACATATCCAGGCTGCCACGACCAATGAAAGTCCAGGAAAAGTTATTGCATTTGCAGCAGTTGTGTTTACTGCTCTGTCTGCAGTAGCACTGTGAGATGCAGTGATTTATTTGACAGATCTCATC carries:
- the LOC101813135 gene encoding regucalcin-like isoform X2; protein product: MSSSIKIESVVKEKNRMGECPVWEERENALVYVDINSQKVCRWSPVTNEVQSVSVDARVGSVALRQCGGYVIALGTTFAFLDWDTQAVTTILELEQDKPNNRFNDGKVDPKGRFFAGTMAEETAPGVRARRQGALYTLFPDHSVIKQLDQLDISNGLDWSLDHRTFFHIDSLSYAVHAFSYDVHTGKIACPKLLYHLEKEEQMPDGMCIDTEGKLWVACIDGGRVIRIDPETGKAPPVGACESEGVL
- the LOC101813135 gene encoding regucalcin-like isoform X1, with amino-acid sequence MSSSIKIESVVKEKNRMGECPVWEERENALVYVDINSQKVCRWSPVTNEVQSVSVDARVGSVALRQCGGYVIALGTTFAFLDWDTQAVTTILELEQDKPNNRFNDGKVDPKGRFFAGTMAEETAPGVRARRQGALYTLFPDHSVIKQLDQLDISNGLDWSLDHRTFFHIDSLSYAVHAFSYDVHTGKIACPKLLYHLEKEEQMPDGMCIDTEGKLWVACIDGGRVIRIDPETGKRIQTVRLPTPRITSCCFGGKDYSEMYVTSAYDGLDEATLAKEPHAGEIFKITGLGVKGIPQNFYAA